A genomic region of Trueperaceae bacterium contains the following coding sequences:
- a CDS encoding C1 family peptidase codes for SIDPDALAPGGGELAPFSAGNGTDSGTSCSAPTGFVARLWFPLKQFVSPVRDQANRGTCWAFTAIGAIESRERVQNANPVNLSEQFLVNKVKNDWAESDYSDGYSSLNAINLATQHGQVMPSESVWTYNTAPNRADSRDGKAEYYRGTCDPYGTTGGGWCSETAHESPAYCTTVLIFTYCGYKTMTFSGSGVSAGKAVQVWSSGQTFNLNNYRNLLAQGHVLMASFPVYEGFMSAPAGVVSDYDKKYIDDKGDLVDGSYGGHAVQIVAFFSNADLSTPSYTYAIGGGGYFVVKNSWGCGAGDGGYYYVPADYVSSRFNALYTLDFDSKRSAAWTKEQANPGSTEAPAVTIRNAHPTVDLRVGTDLAGFFGVTHSVASSVNLTVRSSVDGLLFDGAWNTAPFTFPASLVRTFTSTGQRTITVRASYAGNVSEKTFVANVVNSAPSLAISGAGTAYVAEAYAISATVSDVNDAGTAALCARTTWSVTSPDVLSTTTGCQVSVTFGTTGTRTVTATTRDAEGLGTTRSLTLNVQPTPVNPYPRVTAYGVHARRFTPVGQVTLCLNNSVSSGSTIDFREDGCNFVGETGTHKRYSAYVEVENPDNETLTYDWRVYVTYSGSEHLLNYISASPDSTFVPYSPGNALEGTEPCRITVTVHTPDPARDKSLTVWSGSCTYYTTRIN; via the coding sequence CGAACCGCGGGACCTGTTGGGCGTTCACGGCGATCGGCGCCATCGAGAGCCGCGAGCGCGTCCAGAACGCCAACCCCGTCAACCTCTCCGAGCAGTTCCTCGTCAACAAGGTCAAGAACGACTGGGCCGAGAGCGACTATTCGGACGGCTACAGCTCGCTCAACGCCATCAACCTCGCCACGCAGCACGGCCAGGTAATGCCGTCGGAGAGCGTCTGGACGTACAACACGGCGCCGAACCGGGCCGACTCGAGGGACGGGAAGGCGGAGTACTACCGAGGCACGTGCGACCCGTACGGCACCACGGGCGGCGGCTGGTGCTCCGAGACGGCGCACGAGAGCCCCGCCTACTGCACCACGGTCCTGATCTTCACCTACTGCGGCTACAAGACCATGACGTTCAGCGGTTCGGGCGTGTCGGCCGGCAAGGCCGTGCAGGTATGGTCGTCCGGGCAGACGTTCAACCTCAACAACTACCGCAACCTCCTAGCGCAGGGGCACGTGCTCATGGCGAGCTTCCCCGTCTACGAGGGGTTCATGTCGGCACCCGCCGGGGTCGTGTCCGACTACGACAAGAAGTACATCGACGACAAGGGCGACCTCGTCGACGGCTCCTACGGCGGCCACGCCGTGCAGATTGTGGCGTTCTTCAGCAACGCCGACCTCTCGACGCCGTCCTACACGTACGCCATCGGCGGGGGCGGCTACTTCGTCGTCAAGAACTCATGGGGCTGCGGGGCGGGCGACGGCGGCTACTACTACGTGCCGGCCGACTACGTCAGCAGCCGCTTCAACGCCCTCTACACGCTGGACTTCGACTCCAAGCGCAGCGCCGCGTGGACGAAGGAGCAGGCGAACCCAGGCAGCACCGAGGCGCCTGCAGTCACCATCAGGAACGCCCATCCCACGGTCGACCTGCGCGTCGGAACGGACCTGGCCGGCTTCTTCGGCGTGACGCACTCCGTCGCGAGCTCCGTGAACCTGACGGTGCGCTCCAGCGTGGACGGCCTGCTCTTCGACGGCGCGTGGAACACTGCGCCGTTCACCTTCCCCGCGTCGCTCGTGCGCACCTTCACGAGCACGGGTCAGCGCACGATCACGGTGCGCGCCAGCTACGCGGGCAACGTCAGCGAGAAGACGTTCGTCGCGAACGTCGTCAACTCGGCGCCTTCGCTCGCCATCTCGGGAGCAGGCACCGCGTACGTCGCCGAGGCCTACGCGATATCGGCGACCGTGTCGGACGTCAACGACGCCGGCACCGCCGCCCTATGCGCCCGCACGACCTGGAGCGTCACCTCACCGGACGTGCTGAGCACGACGACGGGCTGCCAGGTGTCCGTCACGTTCGGGACGACCGGCACCAGGACCGTGACGGCCACGACGCGCGACGCCGAAGGGCTCGGCACGACGAGGTCCCTGACGTTGAACGTGCAACCGACGCCGGTCAACCCGTACCCGCGGGTCACGGCCTACGGCGTGCACGCGCGCCGGTTCACACCGGTCGGTCAGGTCACCCTCTGCCTCAACAACAGCGTGAGCTCCGGGAGCACGATCGACTTCCGCGAAGACGGCTGCAACTTCGTCGGCGAGACCGGCACGCACAAGCGCTACTCCGCCTACGTGGAGGTGGAGAACCCGGACAACGAGACGCTCACGTACGACTGGCGCGTCTACGTCACCTACAGCGGCTCGGAGCACCTCCTCAACTACATCTCCGCCTCCCCGGACAGCACGTTCGTGCCCTACTCGCCAGGCAACGCCCTCGAAGGCACCGAGCCGTGCCGGATCACGGTGACGGTCCACACTCCCGACCCGGCCCGCGACAAGTCCCTGACGGTGTGGTCGGGCAGCTGCACCTACTACACCACGCGTATCAACTGA
- a CDS encoding ATP-binding cassette domain-containing protein, producing MSIALRAVAKGYGGIAVLEDVSLKVGRGDKVALIGPNGGGKSTLLRIAAGLERPDAGSVVVEGRVAYLEQAATAPTDRSGGQARKAQLAERLLADADVYLLDEPTNHLDAAGLAWLERWVRSSPATMLIVSHDRAFLDATVSAVAELERGELTVWPGAYTEALATKATARAAQLRQHDAQARTKRRLEQEAAKLASKGRSADKFDAKRAGNQALILAKAKAENVSRTLARRAKALQERAEKLEPVRKPFEDDGLPEIPLPETPLGPTDVVRFAGFGMERGGKPLVGGLDLVLRRGEKLALVGPNGSGKSSLLATVTGELAPTTGTVSVGVTPFVLGQHGTELDAFLTVEEALRDAQGALRRQDLHYLLARMGLPTDPSAPVATLSGGQRTRLALARLSVTRSPLLVLDEPTNHLDVRMVEALERLLVAYPGAVLLASHDRRLVGAVAERALRLDGEGGAWRVEAADG from the coding sequence GTGAGTATCGCTTTACGCGCCGTGGCCAAGGGCTACGGCGGCATCGCCGTCTTGGAAGACGTCTCCCTCAAGGTCGGGCGCGGCGACAAGGTCGCGCTCATCGGCCCCAACGGCGGCGGCAAGTCGACGCTACTGAGGATAGCCGCCGGGCTCGAGCGGCCGGACGCCGGCAGCGTCGTGGTCGAGGGCCGCGTGGCCTACCTCGAGCAGGCCGCGACGGCGCCGACCGACCGCTCCGGTGGTCAGGCCAGGAAGGCGCAGCTCGCCGAGCGGCTCCTCGCCGATGCCGACGTCTACTTGCTCGACGAGCCTACCAACCACCTCGACGCCGCCGGGCTCGCCTGGTTGGAGCGCTGGGTGCGTTCCAGCCCGGCCACCATGCTGATCGTCTCGCACGACCGCGCGTTCCTGGACGCCACGGTGAGCGCCGTGGCCGAGCTCGAGAGGGGCGAGCTCACCGTCTGGCCCGGCGCGTACACGGAGGCGCTGGCCACGAAGGCCACCGCGCGCGCCGCGCAGCTAAGGCAGCACGACGCCCAGGCGCGCACGAAGCGGCGCCTGGAGCAGGAAGCCGCCAAGCTCGCCTCCAAGGGCAGGAGCGCCGACAAGTTCGACGCGAAGCGCGCGGGCAACCAGGCGCTCATCCTCGCGAAGGCGAAGGCCGAGAACGTGTCGCGAACGCTCGCGCGGCGCGCCAAGGCGCTGCAGGAGCGCGCCGAGAAGCTGGAGCCCGTGAGGAAGCCCTTCGAGGACGACGGCCTGCCGGAGATCCCGCTGCCGGAGACCCCGCTCGGGCCGACGGACGTGGTCAGGTTCGCCGGCTTCGGCATGGAGCGCGGGGGCAAGCCGCTGGTCGGGGGACTCGACCTCGTGCTGCGCCGCGGCGAGAAGCTGGCGCTCGTCGGCCCGAACGGGAGCGGCAAGAGCAGCCTGCTCGCGACGGTGACGGGGGAGCTGGCCCCCACGACGGGCACCGTCTCCGTCGGGGTGACGCCCTTCGTCCTGGGCCAGCACGGCACGGAGCTCGACGCCTTCCTCACCGTGGAGGAGGCGCTACGCGACGCGCAGGGCGCGCTCCGGCGCCAGGACCTCCACTACCTGCTCGCGCGCATGGGACTGCCTACCGACCCGTCCGCGCCGGTCGCCACCCTCTCGGGTGGGCAACGCACGCGCCTCGCCCTCGCGCGCCTGAGCGTGACCCGTTCGCCGCTGCTCGTGCTCGACGAGCCCACCAACCACCTGGACGTGCGCATGGTCGAGGCGCTGGAGCGCCTGCTAGTCGCGTACCCCGGCGCCGTGCTCCTGGCGTCGCACGACCGGCGCCTGGTGGGGGCGGTGGCGGAGCGCGCCTTGCGGCTCGACGGCGAGGGGGGAGCGTGGCGGGTGGAGGCGGCGGACGGTTAG
- a CDS encoding DUF4282 domain-containing protein gives MDSQSFFSKLFDMSFTQYVTPSIIRIIFVLSIVMAGIAAIGVFTTASTTFGGAGVLLGLLLAVVGFILYVVFARMGLEVVIALFRIAENTRVIADNARRSNGSGD, from the coding sequence ATGGATAGTCAGTCGTTCTTCTCCAAGCTCTTCGACATGTCGTTCACGCAGTACGTGACGCCGAGCATCATCCGGATCATCTTCGTGCTCAGCATCGTCATGGCCGGCATCGCGGCCATCGGCGTCTTCACGACGGCCTCCACGACGTTCGGGGGCGCCGGCGTCCTCCTGGGCCTGCTCCTCGCGGTGGTCGGCTTCATCCTTTACGTGGTGTTCGCGCGCATGGGCCTCGAGGTCGTCATAGCGCTGTTTCGCATCGCGGAGAACACCCGGGTCATCGCCGACAACGCGCGCCGGTCGAACGGCAGCGGCGACTGA
- a CDS encoding PIG-L family deacetylase produces the protein MQAKPNNLLRAVVVSLMALLVAFASAQSRTDARVLEQEAQIGILDLYEALTPLKSVASFMTVGAHPDDERSSQIALLSKGLGVRSITVTANRGEGGQNSIGTEYRQALGVLRSREMEQASAAFNVELFFLSESFADPIFDFRFSKSAVETLEIWGEDVMMEKLVRAIRQSRPDVIFTNFQNVFGQHGNHRAMAYAAEQAFALAADPNAYPEHFELGLEPWQAAKFYLPSGRGSGQADFELETTLSIPTGGYDQVYGATYEQLGQQSRAYHRSQDMGSWADERASNSNLHLVQSFVTDAETDTSLFAGIPYTVADLAAKVDDAGLAGLLTDAQAAIDRAIAAFPDFGAVQGELTVALATVRAARAALAASDVDAATASDIDFRLAQKELELQVASRRALSLVTRVVAANPELTRGGTTEVTVSAYLGGAVNADNVTFAVVAPEGWTVEPKEAVEPANLTNGETAKQTFVVTVPADAPYYNPYRRNVNPFRASGDVYGVVSYEVDGVPVSVTVDARAIIGVLPDISLRVTPENLVYNFLSPSELVMNVAATNYVNGPAQTVLTVDAPAGWTVEPASVALSFDRKGDARGASFTLIPGEGVVEGAYDFAVRAEGDASSTDYTRVISYEHTGKTYLVSSASANVQALEVAFDPNLRIGYVDGGSDRVYEGLRQIGMNVDLLTEDDLTTGDLSKYDSIAVGIYAYRARPDLFAANQRLLQWVEDGGNLLVQYHRPADAWDPESVPPYEIELGRVSLLSRVTAADGEVEFLEPENPIMTTPNVLTQADFDNWVKERGLYFAQEWDEHFTPLFSVTDRQWPDTWDELPFLGSMLTTDYGKGRYTYTSLVLHTEIENNVPGAYRIYANLLTPPAQE, from the coding sequence ATGCAAGCGAAGCCCAACAACCTTCTGCGCGCGGTGGTCGTCTCGCTCATGGCGCTCCTCGTCGCGTTCGCGTCGGCCCAGAGCCGCACGGACGCCCGCGTCCTCGAGCAAGAGGCTCAGATCGGCATCCTCGACCTCTACGAGGCCCTCACGCCCCTCAAGTCGGTCGCCAGCTTCATGACCGTCGGCGCCCACCCCGACGACGAGCGCTCCAGCCAGATCGCGCTCCTCTCCAAGGGCCTCGGCGTGCGTAGCATCACCGTCACCGCCAACCGCGGCGAGGGTGGCCAGAACTCCATCGGCACCGAGTACCGCCAGGCCCTCGGCGTGCTGCGCAGCCGCGAGATGGAACAGGCCAGCGCGGCGTTCAACGTCGAGCTGTTCTTCCTCAGCGAGAGCTTCGCCGACCCCATCTTCGACTTCCGCTTCTCCAAGTCCGCCGTCGAGACCCTCGAGATCTGGGGCGAGGACGTCATGATGGAGAAGCTCGTGCGCGCCATCCGCCAGAGCCGCCCTGACGTCATCTTCACGAACTTCCAGAACGTCTTCGGCCAGCACGGCAACCACCGCGCCATGGCCTACGCGGCCGAGCAGGCGTTCGCCCTCGCCGCCGACCCGAACGCCTACCCCGAGCACTTCGAGCTGGGCCTCGAGCCGTGGCAGGCCGCCAAGTTCTACCTGCCGAGCGGCCGCGGCTCCGGCCAGGCCGACTTCGAGCTGGAGACGACCCTCTCCATCCCGACCGGCGGGTACGACCAGGTCTACGGCGCCACGTACGAGCAGCTCGGCCAGCAGTCGCGTGCCTACCACCGCAGCCAGGACATGGGCAGCTGGGCCGACGAGCGCGCCTCTAACTCCAACCTCCACCTCGTCCAGTCGTTCGTGACGGACGCGGAGACCGACACCTCGCTCTTCGCCGGCATCCCGTACACCGTGGCCGACCTGGCCGCCAAGGTCGACGACGCCGGCCTCGCCGGCCTCCTGACCGACGCGCAGGCCGCCATCGACCGCGCCATCGCCGCGTTCCCCGACTTCGGCGCCGTGCAGGGTGAGCTGACCGTCGCCCTCGCGACCGTGCGGGCCGCTCGCGCCGCCCTCGCTGCGAGCGACGTGGACGCCGCCACGGCCTCCGACATCGACTTCCGCCTCGCCCAGAAGGAGCTCGAGCTCCAGGTCGCGAGCCGCCGCGCCCTCTCCCTCGTCACGCGCGTCGTGGCCGCCAACCCGGAGCTCACCCGCGGCGGCACGACCGAAGTGACCGTCAGCGCCTACCTCGGCGGCGCTGTCAACGCCGACAACGTCACGTTCGCCGTCGTCGCCCCGGAAGGCTGGACCGTCGAGCCCAAGGAGGCCGTCGAGCCGGCCAACCTGACCAACGGCGAGACCGCCAAGCAGACCTTCGTCGTCACCGTCCCGGCGGACGCCCCGTACTACAACCCCTACCGCCGCAACGTGAACCCGTTCCGCGCCTCGGGCGACGTCTACGGCGTCGTCTCCTACGAGGTCGACGGCGTGCCCGTCTCGGTCACGGTGGACGCGCGCGCGATCATCGGCGTGCTGCCCGACATCTCCCTCCGCGTCACCCCCGAGAACCTCGTCTACAACTTCCTCAGCCCCTCCGAGCTCGTCATGAACGTGGCCGCCACGAACTACGTGAACGGCCCCGCCCAGACGGTCCTCACTGTCGACGCCCCGGCAGGCTGGACCGTCGAGCCCGCCTCCGTTGCCTTGAGCTTCGACCGCAAGGGCGACGCCCGTGGCGCCAGCTTCACCCTGATCCCGGGCGAGGGCGTCGTGGAAGGCGCCTACGACTTCGCCGTCCGCGCGGAAGGCGACGCCTCCAGCACTGACTACACCCGCGTCATCAGCTACGAGCACACCGGCAAGACGTACCTCGTGAGCTCCGCCTCCGCCAACGTCCAGGCCCTCGAGGTCGCCTTCGATCCGAACCTGCGCATCGGCTACGTCGACGGTGGCTCCGACCGCGTGTACGAAGGCCTCCGCCAGATCGGCATGAACGTCGATCTCCTCACCGAGGACGACCTCACCACCGGCGACCTCAGCAAGTACGACTCCATCGCGGTCGGCATCTACGCGTACCGCGCCCGCCCCGACCTGTTCGCCGCTAACCAGCGCCTCCTGCAGTGGGTCGAGGACGGCGGCAACCTGCTCGTCCAGTACCACCGCCCCGCCGACGCCTGGGACCCGGAGTCCGTGCCGCCGTACGAGATCGAGCTCGGCCGCGTGTCGCTCCTCTCGCGCGTCACGGCCGCCGACGGCGAGGTCGAGTTCCTCGAGCCCGAGAACCCGATCATGACCACCCCGAACGTCCTCACCCAGGCCGACTTCGACAACTGGGTGAAGGAGCGCGGCCTGTACTTCGCGCAGGAGTGGGACGAGCACTTCACCCCGCTCTTCAGCGTCACCGACAGGCAGTGGCCGGACACGTGGGACGAGCTGCCCTTCCTCGGCTCCATGCTCACGACCGACTACGGCAAGGGCCGCTACACCTACACGAGCCTCGTCCTCCACACGGAGATCGAGAACAACGTGCCGGGCGCCTACCGCATCTACGCCAACCTGCTCACCCCGCCCGCGCAGGAGTGA
- a CDS encoding AbrB/MazE/SpoVT family DNA-binding domain-containing protein: MTVTIDAAGRLVIPKTLRDAAGLRPGMPLQARLRDGRIEIEPAPTAVSLVMKDGIGVARSAGAPGEDEPVLLASEVETVRARLRDERGQ, from the coding sequence ATGACTGTTACCATCGACGCCGCCGGCCGGCTCGTCATCCCGAAGACGCTGCGCGACGCGGCCGGGTTGCGCCCCGGCATGCCGTTGCAGGCGCGCCTGAGGGACGGTCGAATCGAGATCGAGCCGGCGCCGACCGCCGTGAGCCTGGTGATGAAGGACGGCATCGGCGTAGCGCGCAGCGCAGGTGCGCCAGGTGAGGACGAACCCGTCCTCCTCGCCTCGGAAGTAGAGACCGTCCGGGCTCGGCTGCGTGATGAGCGCGGGCAGTAA
- a CDS encoding DUF58 domain-containing protein, with product MSGGERPEPRADVRLSVVDVAPPPSLLQRLARRRLNVPRAGTFGGVGEHRSSTLGPGLEFAEYRAYQPGDDLRRVDPHLEARSGELFVREGDLLEQLAVTVVVDMSASMGGGVPEKSVLARRVAGALAYVALAGSDRVRLVAFTGRGLRWGPRGGGVRAAGQLFEWLEGLRAEGAVEFDHAAKALAARLPRPGVCLVVSDWLFAAPEAGLGVLRGARQAVVGVQVCSPEELDPGVLATGGLGGGTLTLEDVETGAEVNVALTPAALAVYARNLRRWQEGLEAAFVRHGGMWLRARSDADLEALLLKEWAGYGLVR from the coding sequence GTGAGCGGAGGCGAGCGACCGGAGCCGCGCGCGGACGTGCGGCTGAGCGTGGTGGACGTCGCGCCCCCGCCGAGCCTCCTGCAGCGCCTGGCGCGCCGCCGCCTGAACGTGCCGCGCGCCGGCACGTTCGGCGGGGTGGGCGAGCACCGCTCGAGCACGCTCGGGCCCGGCCTCGAGTTCGCCGAGTACCGCGCCTACCAACCGGGCGACGACCTCAGGCGCGTCGACCCGCATCTGGAGGCCCGGTCCGGCGAGCTGTTCGTGCGGGAGGGTGACCTCTTGGAGCAGCTGGCCGTGACGGTGGTGGTCGACATGAGTGCGTCCATGGGGGGCGGCGTGCCGGAGAAGTCCGTCCTAGCGCGGCGCGTGGCCGGGGCGCTCGCGTACGTGGCGCTCGCCGGCAGCGACCGCGTGCGGCTCGTAGCCTTCACCGGCCGCGGCCTGCGCTGGGGTCCGCGGGGCGGCGGGGTGCGCGCGGCCGGACAGCTCTTCGAGTGGCTCGAGGGGCTGCGGGCGGAGGGCGCGGTGGAGTTCGACCACGCCGCCAAGGCGCTCGCGGCGCGCCTGCCGCGCCCAGGAGTGTGCCTGGTCGTCAGCGACTGGCTCTTCGCGGCCCCCGAGGCTGGGTTGGGTGTGCTTCGGGGCGCCCGGCAGGCGGTCGTCGGTGTGCAGGTCTGCTCGCCCGAGGAGCTGGACCCGGGCGTGCTCGCGACGGGCGGGCTCGGTGGCGGCACGCTCACCCTCGAGGACGTGGAGACGGGGGCGGAGGTGAACGTGGCGCTCACGCCCGCCGCGCTGGCCGTCTACGCGCGGAACCTGCGGCGGTGGCAGGAGGGGCTGGAGGCCGCCTTCGTGCGCCACGGCGGGATGTGGCTGCGCGCGCGCTCCGACGCCGACCTGGAGGCGCTTCTCCTCAAGGAGTGGGCGGGGTACGGCCTCGTTCGCTAG
- a CDS encoding AAA family ATPase codes for MPEAEATTPTRSGGEPDGPAATTAGRTTAPSTGAPLAGTAPTDAAALERALSGLQRLRREIGRVVLGQDEVVDQLLIGLVSGGHVLLESAPGLGKTLLVRTVSVAAGLQFARVQFTPDLMPADVTGTMILVRDERGGGRLEFQHGPIFTQLLLADEINRATPKTQSALLEAMQENTVTAAGRTWPLPRPFFVLATQNPIELEGTYILPEAQLDRFLLKIVLPLPSEDVLDAILEQTTGAGLPTPEQVATPDTILDLQRLVREVPVAAHVRRGVARFLLATHPEREASSPDVRRYVRFGVSPRGGQSLLLAAKANALLRGRYNVAFDDLRAVLAPTLRHRFQLNFEGEADPGVDAERLLRQVFEASAGA; via the coding sequence ATGCCAGAAGCCGAAGCGACGACCCCGACACGATCCGGCGGCGAGCCAGACGGCCCGGCCGCGACCACCGCGGGCCGGACCACCGCCCCGTCCACCGGCGCCCCACTTGCCGGTACCGCCCCCACCGACGCCGCCGCGCTGGAGCGCGCGCTAAGCGGCCTGCAGCGCCTGCGCCGGGAGATCGGCCGCGTCGTCCTCGGGCAGGACGAGGTCGTCGACCAGCTCCTGATCGGCCTCGTCTCCGGCGGGCACGTGCTGCTGGAAAGCGCGCCAGGGCTCGGCAAGACGCTCCTCGTGCGCACGGTGTCCGTTGCCGCCGGGCTGCAGTTCGCGCGCGTGCAGTTCACGCCCGACCTCATGCCGGCGGACGTGACGGGCACGATGATCCTCGTGCGCGACGAGCGAGGAGGCGGGCGGCTGGAGTTCCAGCATGGGCCGATATTCACGCAGCTCCTCCTGGCCGACGAGATCAACCGCGCCACGCCCAAGACGCAGTCGGCGCTCCTCGAGGCGATGCAGGAGAACACGGTCACGGCCGCCGGCCGCACCTGGCCGCTACCGCGCCCGTTCTTCGTGCTGGCGACGCAGAACCCGATCGAGCTCGAGGGGACCTACATCCTGCCGGAGGCGCAGCTCGACCGCTTCCTCCTCAAGATCGTCCTGCCGCTGCCGAGCGAGGACGTCCTGGACGCCATCCTCGAGCAGACGACCGGCGCCGGCCTGCCCACCCCCGAGCAGGTGGCGACGCCCGACACGATCCTCGACCTGCAACGCCTCGTTCGCGAGGTGCCCGTCGCCGCTCACGTGAGGCGCGGCGTCGCGCGGTTCCTGCTCGCCACGCACCCCGAGCGCGAGGCGTCGAGCCCCGACGTGCGGCGGTACGTGCGCTTCGGCGTGAGCCCGAGGGGCGGGCAGTCGCTCCTGCTCGCTGCCAAGGCGAACGCCCTGTTGCGCGGGCGTTACAACGTGGCGTTCGACGACCTGCGCGCCGTGTTGGCGCCCACGTTGCGGCACCGCTTCCAGCTCAACTTCGAGGGGGAGGCCGATCCGGGCGTGGACGCCGAGCGGCTGCTCCGGCAGGTCTTCGAGGCCAGCGCGGGCGCGTGA